The genomic window GCAACATGTCAATAAAACCGATTCCGCCGTCCGGATTACACATTCACCGACCGGGATTGTCGTGCAATGCCAGTCGGAAAGGTCTCAGCATCGGAACCGCGAATCGGCGATGCGGATCCTCCGGGCTCGGCTCTTCCACCACCTTCAGGAACAGGAGCGAAAAAAGCGGGAGGTGCTTGAGGCCTCAAAGAAGGATATAGCTTGGGGGAGCCAAATCCGCTCGTACGTTTTTCATCCGTATTCGATGGTTAAAGACCATAGAACGGGAAAGGAGATTGGGAATGTACAAGCCGTCATGGACGGCGAGATCGATCCCTTTATACATGCTTGGTTGAGATCGGCGACAGCCAGAGCTGAAGGTGGGAAGAAAGGCTAGCCGGCCGATTGACCGAACCGGCTGGTTGGCTGACAAGCTTGACTATTAAGGAGGCATCTTGAAGGTTGATCCACATATCTTTCGTGAATACGATATTCGCGGTATTGCAGCCCTTGAGCTGACGGATGATCTCGCCGTGGCCGTTGCCAGAGCTTATGGAACCGTCATGGTCCGCGAGGGGCGCCGGCGGATAGCCCTCGGACGCGATGTCCGTGAATCTTCACCACGATTGCTGGAACGTTGGGCAGAGGGGCTTCAATCCTGCGGGCTCACCATTCTTGATGTCGGTGAGGTGCCTACTCCGGCCCTCTATTACGCCATCGTTCATCTCGAAGCCGACGGCGGCGTCATGATAACGGGAAGTCATAATCCGATCGAATACAACGGTTTCAAAATGTGCAGGGGAACCTCCTCGGTCTGGGGCAAGGAAATCCAAGAATTGAAGCGGCGGCTGGAAAGTGGAGATATCGATTCGGGTCGGGGATCCCGGGAAGCCCACCAGATCCTGCCCAGCTATATTGAAATGGTCATCTCCAAGACGAAACCTCTGCGGCCCCTCAAAGTCGTTCTCGATGCGGGAAATGGAACGGGTGGGCTGGCTGCACCGGAGATTTTCAGAAGGCTGGGTCATGAGATCATCACTCTCTACTGTGAACCCGATGGAAGATTTCCCAACCACCAACCCGATCCGACGGTGGAAGCCTACATGCAGGATCTGAAGCGGAAGGTGGTTGAAACCGGCGCCGATCTGGGTGTTGGCTATGACGGCGATTCGGACCGCATCGGCGCGATCGATGAAAAGGGCCGGATGGTCTGGGGGGATCAGCTCCTGGCCCTTTACGCCCGGGACATCCTGACCCGGTTGCCGGGGGCCAAGTTTATCTATGATGTGAAGTGCAGCCAGGCCCTCGAGGAGGATATCAGGGCGCATGGCGGACTTCCAATCATGTGGAAAACCGGGCATTCCCTGACGAAGGCCAAAATGAAGGAAGAGGGAGCGCCGGCCGCCGGTGAGATGTC from Candidatus Eisenbacteria bacterium includes these protein-coding regions:
- a CDS encoding phosphomannomutase/phosphoglucomutase codes for the protein MLKVDPHIFREYDIRGIAALELTDDLAVAVARAYGTVMVREGRRRIALGRDVRESSPRLLERWAEGLQSCGLTILDVGEVPTPALYYAIVHLEADGGVMITGSHNPIEYNGFKMCRGTSSVWGKEIQELKRRLESGDIDSGRGSREAHQILPSYIEMVISKTKPLRPLKVVLDAGNGTGGLAAPEIFRRLGHEIITLYCEPDGRFPNHQPDPTVEAYMQDLKRKVVETGADLGVGYDGDSDRIGAIDEKGRMVWGDQLLALYARDILTRLPGAKFIYDVKCSQALEEDIRAHGGLPIMWKTGHSLTKAKMKEEGAPAAGEMSGHMFFSEDFYGYDDAIYASARLAAILARTERKLSELVDSLPSYKSSPEIRIECTDEDKFRIVEEVGKEFAAKYDVLAIDGSRVQFGDGWGLIRASNTQPVLVLRFEAKTEQRLAEIREEFHSRLSRYPMVKWE